The following proteins are co-located in the Trichormus variabilis 0441 genome:
- the nifU gene encoding Fe-S cluster assembly protein NifU, with protein sequence MWDYTDKVLELFYDPKNQGVIEDNGEPGVKVATGEVGSIACGDALRLHIKVEVESDKIVDSRFQTFGCTSAIASSSALTEMIKGLTLDEALKVSNKDIADYLGGLPEAKMHCSVMGQEALEAAIYNYRGIPLATHDDEDEGALVCTCFGVSENKVRRIVIENDLTSAEQVTNYIKAGGGCGSCLAKIDDIIKDVKENKAATNLNNKGGSKPTNIPNSGQKRPLTNVQKIALIQKVLDEEVRPVLIADGGDVELYDVDGDIVKVVLQGACGSCSSSTATLKIAIESRLRDRINPSLVVEAV encoded by the coding sequence ATGTGGGACTACACAGATAAAGTATTAGAACTGTTTTACGATCCCAAGAATCAGGGAGTCATTGAAGATAACGGCGAACCTGGCGTGAAGGTTGCCACCGGTGAAGTTGGGAGTATTGCTTGCGGTGATGCGCTGAGACTGCACATCAAGGTGGAAGTAGAATCTGATAAGATTGTTGACTCCCGCTTCCAGACCTTTGGCTGCACAAGTGCGATCGCTTCTTCTAGCGCATTAACAGAAATGATTAAGGGTCTGACTTTAGATGAAGCCCTGAAAGTTTCTAATAAAGACATTGCTGATTACCTCGGTGGCTTGCCAGAAGCCAAAATGCACTGCTCTGTGATGGGGCAAGAAGCTCTGGAAGCTGCTATCTATAACTATCGTGGCATTCCTCTCGCTACTCACGATGACGAAGATGAAGGTGCATTAGTTTGTACTTGCTTCGGTGTGAGTGAAAATAAGGTACGTCGCATAGTTATCGAAAATGACCTTACTAGTGCGGAACAGGTAACAAATTACATTAAAGCTGGTGGCGGTTGCGGTTCCTGTTTAGCTAAAATTGATGATATCATTAAAGATGTAAAGGAAAACAAAGCCGCAACAAACCTCAACAATAAAGGCGGAAGTAAACCTACAAATATTCCTAATTCTGGGCAAAAACGACCCCTCACCAACGTGCAGAAGATTGCCCTCATTCAAAAAGTATTAGACGAAGAAGTAAGACCCGTATTGATTGCCGACGGCGGAGATGTAGAACTCTACGATGTAGACGGCGATATTGTCAAAGTAGTACTGCAAGGCGCGTGTGGCTCCTGTTCTAGTAGTACAGCCACCTTGAAAATAGCGATTGAATCCAGATTACGCGATCGCATTAATCCCAGCCTAGTAGTAGAAGCAGTTTAG
- a CDS encoding Uma2 family endonuclease: protein MVSTKRRYSLDEYRALEEKAEGRSEYRDGEIVPMPGGTLKHSRIGRNILTYFTSVLRDTQFEPINSDLRLWIPEYRRGVYPDVMVFAGEPQLNEARLDEVLNPILIVEVLSPSTADYDRQSKFRMYRTIQSFREYLLIEQDEPFVERYSKQTQGWLLSEFDGLEGSIFLESVGKELAIAEIYRGVVFE from the coding sequence ATGGTTTCTACTAAGCGCCGCTACAGTTTGGATGAATATCGCGCTCTTGAGGAAAAAGCAGAAGGACGCAGCGAATATCGAGATGGAGAAATTGTACCTATGCCTGGAGGAACTCTCAAACATAGCCGTATTGGTCGAAATATTTTGACCTATTTTACCTCTGTGCTGCGTGATACTCAATTCGAGCCAATTAACAGCGATTTGCGACTGTGGATTCCTGAATATAGACGGGGAGTATATCCCGATGTGATGGTTTTTGCAGGCGAACCACAACTGAATGAGGCTCGCCTAGATGAAGTGTTAAATCCTATTTTAATTGTTGAAGTCTTATCTCCATCTACCGCAGATTACGATCGCCAAAGCAAGTTTCGGATGTATCGTACAATTCAGAGTTTTAGGGAATATTTATTAATCGAGCAGGATGAGCCGTTTGTTGAACGTTACAGCAAGCAAACTCAAGGCTGGTTACTGAGTGAATTTGACGGGTTGGAGGGTTCTATTTTTTTAGAATCAGTTGGGAAGGAGTTGGCGATCGCCGAAATTTATCGCGGTGTAGTTTTTGAGTAA
- a CDS encoding alpha/beta hydrolase codes for MQIRFFATNRDRQNLGLNVDRDTRIKLLKLGYHWVDMKKYMAHYLATTDPSTMPPGVIIEDSEETVFNKFLKKEAVKHIIIGTHGYNVPFHGALTSFSILADTLKGALKKHNLTLIADPEEKVNLDDAKQNLIAFVGFSWPSNGKVLDYNSDRTECVQSAPALANLISYIRTQKPEIKIYIIAHSMGNYLVCHMLEQLVNQAFEPTELNEEIKNRLKRKDRGGENAFFVDRYFMLAPDVERREVTKCDLGGSEYTGPFYSGLEHLVQESHVFYSRYDNALKASVVEKDAIRESLQKGFELFAGPDLQKRWESSLGLNPLPALAPNNVYSHNATVLTNRQIDHGDYFDAPAIIDQIASIIAEANTSRIPELPWRFSESGDRPLVE; via the coding sequence ATGCAAATACGCTTCTTTGCTACCAACCGCGATCGCCAAAATCTAGGTCTCAATGTTGATCGTGATACACGCATTAAATTACTCAAACTTGGTTATCACTGGGTTGATATGAAAAAATATATGGCTCACTATTTGGCGACTACTGATCCTTCAACTATGCCACCGGGAGTCATCATCGAAGATTCTGAGGAGACTGTATTTAACAAGTTTCTCAAAAAAGAAGCAGTAAAACACATTATCATTGGCACTCATGGTTACAATGTTCCTTTTCATGGGGCATTAACTTCTTTTTCGATTTTGGCAGATACACTTAAGGGAGCCTTAAAAAAACACAATTTAACTTTGATTGCTGATCCAGAAGAAAAGGTAAACCTGGATGATGCTAAGCAAAACCTGATTGCTTTTGTCGGATTTTCCTGGCCTTCCAATGGCAAGGTTTTAGATTACAATTCTGATCGTACTGAGTGTGTACAATCTGCACCGGCTTTAGCTAACCTGATCAGTTATATTCGCACCCAAAAACCGGAAATTAAAATTTATATCATCGCTCATAGCATGGGCAATTACCTTGTTTGCCATATGTTGGAACAGCTAGTTAACCAAGCCTTCGAGCCGACTGAATTGAATGAGGAGATTAAAAACAGATTAAAACGAAAAGATAGAGGTGGAGAAAATGCCTTCTTTGTCGATCGCTATTTTATGTTAGCTCCTGATGTGGAACGTCGGGAAGTAACCAAGTGTGATTTAGGAGGATCTGAATATACAGGCCCGTTTTACTCTGGTCTAGAACATTTAGTTCAAGAAAGTCATGTATTCTATTCCCGCTACGATAATGCACTCAAGGCCTCAGTAGTTGAAAAAGACGCAATCCGTGAGTCATTGCAGAAAGGATTCGAGTTATTTGCAGGCCCCGACTTGCAAAAACGTTGGGAGAGTAGCCTTGGCCTCAACCCCTTACCAGCTTTAGCCCCTAATAATGTCTACAGTCATAATGCAACTGTATTGACTAATCGACAAATCGACCACGGAGACTATTTCGATGCTCCCGCCATCATAGACCAAATTGCCAGTATCATCGCTGAAGCAAATACTAGTCGCATTCCTGAGCTTCCCTGGCGTTTTTCTGAGTCAGGCGATCGCCCTCTAGTAGAATAA
- the nifH gene encoding nitrogenase iron protein, which translates to MTDENIRQIAFYGKGGIGKSTTSQNTLAAMAEMGQRIMIVGCDPKADSTRLMLHAKAQTTVLHLAAERGAVEDLELHEVMLTGFRGVRCVESGGPEPGVGCAGRGIITAINFLEENGAYQDLDFVSYDVLGDVVCGGFAMPIREGKAQEIYIVTSGEMMAMYAANNIARGILKYAHSGGVRLGGLICNSRKTDREAELIENLAERLNTQMIHFVPRDNIVQHAELRRMTVNEYAPDSNQGQEYRALAKKIINNDKLTIPTPIEMDELEALLIEYGILDDDSKHAEIIGKPAEATK; encoded by the coding sequence ATGACTGACGAAAACATTAGACAGATAGCTTTCTACGGTAAAGGCGGTATCGGTAAATCTACCACCTCCCAAAACACCCTTGCAGCTATGGCAGAAATGGGTCAACGCATCATGATCGTAGGTTGCGACCCTAAAGCTGACTCCACCCGTTTGATGCTCCACGCTAAAGCGCAAACCACTGTACTTCACTTGGCTGCTGAACGCGGTGCAGTAGAAGACTTAGAACTACACGAAGTAATGTTGACCGGTTTCCGTGGCGTTCGTTGCGTAGAATCTGGTGGTCCAGAACCCGGTGTAGGTTGCGCCGGTCGTGGTATCATCACCGCCATTAACTTCTTAGAAGAAAACGGTGCTTACCAAGACCTAGACTTCGTATCCTACGACGTATTGGGTGACGTTGTATGTGGTGGTTTCGCTATGCCTATCCGTGAAGGTAAAGCACAAGAAATCTACATCGTTACCTCTGGTGAAATGATGGCGATGTATGCTGCTAACAACATCGCTCGCGGTATTTTGAAATATGCTCACTCCGGTGGTGTACGCTTGGGTGGTTTGATTTGTAACAGCCGTAAAACTGACCGGGAAGCCGAATTGATCGAAAACTTGGCTGAACGTTTGAACACTCAAATGATTCACTTCGTACCTCGTGACAACATCGTTCAACACGCTGAATTGCGTCGGATGACTGTTAACGAGTACGCACCAGACAGCAACCAAGGTCAAGAGTACCGTGCATTAGCCAAGAAAATCATCAACAACGACAAGCTCACCATTCCTACACCAATTGAAATGGATGAACTCGAAGCCCTGTTGATCGAATACGGTATTCTTGATGATGATTCTAAGCACGCAGAAATCATCGGTAAGCCCGCAGAAGCTACCAAATAG
- a CDS encoding site-specific integrase, with the protein MQNQGQDKYQQAFADLEPLSSTDGSFLGSSLQAQQQREHMRTKVLQDLDKVNLRLKSAKTKVSIRESNGSLQLRATLPIKPGDKDTNGTGRKQYNLSLNIPANLDGLKTAEEEAYELGKLIARKTFEWNDKYLGKEATKKDSQTIGDLLEKFAEEYFKTHKRTTKSEHTFFYYFSRTQRYTNPKDLATAENLINSIEQIDKEWARYNAARAISAFCQTFNIEIDLSQYSKMPDRNSRNIPTDAEILSGITKFEDYLTTRGNQVNQDVKDSWQLWRWTYGMLAVFGLRPREIFINPDIDWWLSSENIDLTWKVDKECKTGERQALPLHKEWIDEFDLRNPKYLEMLATAISKKDKTNHAEITALTQRISWWFRKIELDFKPYDLRHAWAIRAHILGIPIKAAADNLGHSMQVHTQTYQRWFSLDMRKLAINQALTKRNDIEVIREENVKLRMENEKLKLEIEKLKMELVYKYS; encoded by the coding sequence ATGCAAAATCAGGGTCAAGACAAATATCAACAAGCCTTTGCAGACTTGGAGCCACTTTCATCTACCGACGGCAGTTTTCTCGGCTCAAGTCTGCAAGCACAGCAGCAAAGAGAACACATGAGAACAAAAGTACTACAAGACTTAGACAAGGTAAATCTGCGTTTGAAGTCTGCAAAGACCAAAGTATCAATTCGGGAATCCAACGGAAGTCTGCAATTAAGAGCGACGTTACCAATTAAACCCGGAGACAAGGACACCAACGGTACTGGGAGAAAACAATACAATCTCAGTTTGAATATCCCTGCAAACTTAGACGGACTGAAGACGGCTGAGGAAGAAGCTTACGAACTAGGTAAATTAATCGCGCGGAAAACCTTTGAATGGAACGATAAATATTTAGGCAAAGAAGCCACTAAAAAAGATTCACAAACAATAGGTGATTTACTGGAAAAATTTGCCGAAGAGTATTTTAAAACCCATAAACGCACCACAAAAAGCGAACATACCTTTTTTTACTATTTTTCCCGCACCCAACGATACACAAATCCCAAAGATTTAGCAACTGCGGAAAATCTCATCAATTCAATTGAGCAAATTGATAAAGAATGGGCAAGATATAATGCAGCCAGAGCCATATCTGCATTTTGCCAAACCTTCAATATAGAAATTGATTTATCTCAATATTCTAAAATGCCCGATCGCAATTCGCGCAACATCCCCACAGATGCAGAAATACTATCAGGAATTACCAAATTTGAAGATTATTTAACTACTAGAGGTAATCAAGTTAATCAAGATGTCAAAGATAGCTGGCAACTGTGGCGCTGGACGTATGGAATGTTAGCAGTTTTTGGTTTACGTCCTAGAGAAATTTTTATTAACCCTGATATCGATTGGTGGTTAAGTTCAGAGAATATAGATTTAACTTGGAAGGTAGATAAAGAGTGTAAAACTGGTGAAAGGCAAGCATTGCCTTTACATAAAGAATGGATTGATGAGTTTGATTTAAGAAACCCAAAATATTTAGAAATGCTGGCAACAGCAATTAGTAAAAAAGATAAAACTAATCATGCAGAAATAACAGCTTTAACACAAAGAATTAGTTGGTGGTTTCGGAAAATTGAATTAGATTTTAAACCCTATGATTTACGTCACGCCTGGGCAATTCGAGCGCATATTTTAGGCATACCAATCAAAGCGGCGGCGGATAATTTAGGGCATAGTATGCAGGTTCACACCCAAACCTATCAGCGCTGGTTTTCGCTAGATATGCGGAAGTTAGCCATTAATCAGGCTTTGACTAAGAGAAATGATATTGAGGTGATTAGAGAGGAGAATGTAAAGTTGAGGATGGAGAATGAGAAACTGAAGCTGGAGATTGAGAAGTTAAAGATGGAGTTGGTTTATAAGTATAGCTAA
- the nifD gene encoding nitrogenase molybdenum-iron protein alpha chain, which translates to MTPPENKNLVDENKELIKEVLKAYPEKSRKKREKHLNVHEENKSDCGVKSNIKSVPGVMTARGCAYAGSKGVVWGPIKDMIHISHGPVGCGYWSWSGRRNYYVGVTGINSFGTMHFTSDFQERDIVFGGDKKLVKLIEELDVLFPLNRGVSIQSECPIGLIGDDIEAVAKKTSKQIGKPVVPLRCEGFRGVSQSLGHHIANDAIRDWIFPEYDKLKKENRLDFEPSPYDVALIGDYNIGGDAWASRMLLEEMGLRVVAQWSGDGTLNELIQGPAAKLVLIHCYRSMNYICRSLEEQYGMPWMEFNFFGPTKIAASLREIAAKFDSKIQENAEKVIAKYTPVMNAVLDKYRPRLEGNTVMLYVGGLRPRHVVPAFEDLGIKVIGTGYEFAHNDDYKRTTHYIDNATIIYDDVTAYEFEEFVKAKKPDLIASGIKEKYVFQKMALPFRQMHSWDYSEPSDGVQMSDQIRFFGEGRKISLFLA; encoded by the coding sequence ATGACACCTCCAGAAAACAAGAATCTTGTAGATGAAAATAAAGAACTTATTAAAGAAGTTCTGAAAGCTTATCCCGAAAAATCTCGCAAAAAACGCGAAAAGCACCTCAACGTCCACGAAGAAAACAAGTCTGATTGCGGCGTAAAGTCTAACATCAAATCCGTTCCTGGTGTAATGACCGCTCGTGGTTGTGCTTATGCAGGTTCTAAGGGTGTGGTTTGGGGTCCTATTAAGGACATGATTCACATCAGCCACGGGCCTGTAGGTTGCGGTTACTGGTCTTGGTCTGGTCGTCGTAACTACTACGTTGGTGTAACTGGTATCAACTCTTTCGGTACCATGCACTTTACATCAGACTTCCAAGAACGTGACATCGTGTTCGGTGGTGACAAAAAACTCGTTAAACTCATTGAAGAACTTGACGTTCTGTTCCCTCTAAACCGTGGTGTTTCCATTCAATCTGAATGTCCCATCGGTCTAATTGGGGATGACATCGAAGCTGTAGCTAAGAAAACTTCTAAGCAAATTGGTAAGCCTGTTGTACCCTTACGTTGCGAAGGTTTCCGTGGTGTATCTCAGTCTTTAGGACACCACATCGCTAACGACGCTATCCGTGACTGGATTTTCCCAGAATACGACAAGCTGAAGAAAGAAAACAGACTCGACTTCGAGCCAAGCCCCTATGATGTAGCCCTAATCGGTGACTACAACATCGGTGGTGACGCTTGGGCTAGCCGTATGTTGTTGGAAGAAATGGGCTTACGTGTTGTAGCTCAGTGGTCTGGTGATGGTACTCTTAACGAGTTGATCCAAGGCCCTGCTGCTAAGTTAGTCCTCATCCACTGCTACCGTTCTATGAACTACATCTGCCGTAGTTTGGAAGAACAATATGGTATGCCTTGGATGGAGTTCAACTTCTTCGGCCCCACCAAGATTGCTGCTTCCTTACGTGAAATCGCAGCTAAGTTTGATTCCAAGATTCAAGAAAACGCTGAGAAGGTAATTGCTAAGTACACACCAGTAATGAATGCTGTACTTGATAAGTACCGTCCTCGTTTGGAAGGTAACACCGTAATGTTGTACGTAGGTGGTCTACGTCCTCGTCACGTTGTTCCTGCTTTTGAAGATTTGGGTATCAAAGTTATCGGTACAGGTTACGAGTTCGCCCACAACGACGACTACAAACGTACCACCCACTACATCGATAACGCCACCATCATTTATGATGACGTTACCGCCTACGAATTTGAAGAGTTCGTAAAAGCTAAGAAGCCTGATTTAATCGCTTCTGGTATTAAAGAGAAGTATGTCTTCCAAAAGATGGCTCTTCCCTTCCGTCAAATGCACTCTTGGGATTACTCCGAACCTAGCGATGGGGTGCAAATGTCAGATCAGATAAGGTTTTTTGGTGAGGGGAGAAAAATAAGTCTATTTTTAGCCTAA
- a CDS encoding EcsC family protein: protein MVLANAGDDNKNPIKATLEWIANAGINGLGVLPPAKKVAADYLSKATSVEDAIKSIIAWRTTYAAGTGFITGLGGIAAMPITIPAGLAASYAIGANTAAAIAHLRGYDIHSEQVRTMVLLCLIGEAGEEILKTAGITIGTKVCQNLIKQIPGKVLIEINKKVGFRLITKAGEKGVINIMKMLPLVGGVVGGTFDGVFVNSCGKTAKKVFVKAGGK from the coding sequence ATGGTTCTAGCTAACGCGGGTGATGATAACAAAAATCCCATAAAAGCAACTCTTGAGTGGATAGCTAATGCTGGGATTAACGGGTTAGGAGTTTTGCCACCAGCAAAAAAAGTTGCAGCCGACTACCTGAGCAAAGCGACTAGTGTTGAAGATGCTATTAAATCAATAATTGCATGGAGAACTACTTATGCTGCTGGTACAGGTTTTATCACTGGATTAGGGGGTATTGCAGCAATGCCTATTACTATTCCGGCAGGTTTAGCCGCATCCTATGCTATTGGAGCAAACACTGCTGCTGCAATAGCTCACCTGAGAGGATATGATATCCACTCGGAACAAGTTAGAACAATGGTTCTTTTATGTCTCATAGGCGAAGCAGGCGAAGAAATTCTGAAAACCGCAGGCATTACAATCGGCACGAAGGTTTGTCAAAATCTAATCAAACAGATACCTGGTAAAGTTCTCATTGAAATCAATAAAAAAGTTGGATTCCGACTAATCACAAAAGCTGGGGAAAAAGGTGTAATTAATATTATGAAAATGTTGCCTCTAGTGGGTGGTGTTGTTGGTGGCACGTTTGATGGCGTGTTTGTGAATAGTTGTGGAAAAACGGCAAAAAAAGTATTTGTCAAAGCTGGAGGTAAATGA
- a CDS encoding cytochrome P450: MLTQLPNPISVPSWWQLINWIADPIGFQKKYSQKYGDIFSMQLAGIGSFVILGEPQAIQEIFTQDSRFDIGRGNKLAEPLIGRTSLMLMDGDRHRRERKLLMPPFHGEKLQAYAQQICLITHQIASQWQIGQPFVARSAMQKLSLEVIIQIVFGLANGERYQQIKPLFTDWLNMTDSPLRSSMLFLKSLQQDWGNRSPWGQMKYQQRCIYDLLQAEIEEKRTKENERRGDVLSLMMAARDENGQAMTDEELKDELLTILFAGHETTATTIAWAFYQIFRNVNVREKLQQELDSLGENPNPMEIAQLPYLTAVCQETLRMYPVLPTLFPRITKSSINIAGYQLEPNTTLMASIYLIHYREDLYPHPQQFRPERFIERQYSPSEYIPFGGGSRRCLGYALALLEIKLVIATVLSNYQLALAEDKPIKVQRRGFTLAPEGGVRMIMTGKKSLRFEQSNKIFN; encoded by the coding sequence ATGTTGACTCAATTACCAAATCCTATTAGTGTCCCTTCATGGTGGCAACTGATCAATTGGATTGCTGATCCGATTGGATTTCAAAAAAAATATAGTCAAAAGTATGGCGACATTTTTTCCATGCAGCTGGCTGGAATCGGCTCTTTCGTAATTTTAGGCGAGCCTCAAGCTATTCAAGAAATCTTCACCCAAGATTCTAGATTTGATATCGGTCGGGGAAATAAACTTGCAGAGCCTCTCATTGGAAGAACCTCTCTTATGTTAATGGATGGCGATCGCCACCGACGAGAACGAAAATTATTAATGCCCCCCTTTCATGGAGAAAAGCTACAAGCTTATGCTCAACAAATCTGCTTAATTACCCACCAAATCGCCAGCCAATGGCAAATTGGGCAACCTTTTGTGGCTAGGTCTGCCATGCAGAAACTGAGTCTAGAGGTAATTATACAAATCGTCTTTGGTTTAGCTAACGGAGAACGCTATCAACAAATCAAGCCTCTATTCACAGATTGGCTGAATATGACTGATTCTCCCTTACGCTCCAGTATGCTATTTTTAAAATCCCTCCAACAAGATTGGGGAAACAGGAGTCCTTGGGGACAAATGAAATACCAACAACGTTGTATTTATGATTTACTCCAAGCAGAAATAGAAGAGAAAAGAACAAAGGAAAACGAGAGGCGGGGTGATGTTCTGAGTTTGATGATGGCAGCACGAGATGAAAATGGGCAAGCCATGACTGACGAAGAACTAAAAGATGAATTGCTAACCATTTTATTCGCTGGACATGAAACTACTGCAACAACAATAGCCTGGGCTTTCTATCAAATTTTCCGCAATGTAAACGTGCGGGAAAAATTACAGCAAGAACTCGACAGCTTGGGAGAAAATCCTAACCCAATGGAAATTGCCCAGCTTCCTTACTTAACAGCAGTTTGTCAAGAAACCCTGCGGATGTATCCAGTCTTACCAACGCTTTTCCCACGCATTACCAAATCATCTATAAATATTGCCGGATACCAGTTAGAACCCAACACAACCTTAATGGCGAGTATCTACCTCATACATTACCGAGAAGACTTGTATCCTCATCCTCAACAATTTCGACCAGAACGTTTTATAGAACGGCAATATTCCCCTTCAGAATATATTCCTTTTGGTGGTGGAAGTCGTCGGTGTTTGGGATATGCTCTAGCTCTATTAGAAATAAAATTGGTTATTGCAACAGTTTTATCAAATTATCAACTTGCTCTAGCCGAAGATAAACCTATTAAAGTGCAACGACGTGGATTTACCCTTGCCCCAGAGGGTGGAGTTAGGATGATAATGACTGGTAAAAAATCATTGAGATTTGAGCAAAGTAACAAGATTTTTAATTGA
- a CDS encoding Uma2 family endonuclease yields the protein MVQTPSKPITLDEFLKLPETEPASEYIEGKIIQKPMPQGKHSAIQSECVSVINSVVKPQRIARAFLELRCTFGDHSTVPDISVFIWSRIPREENGEIANIFLIAPDWTIEILSPDQSQTKVTKNILHCLKHGTQMGWLIDPDEQTVFVYRPQQETEVFDEPDALVPVPSFASELHLSIKDLFSWLL from the coding sequence ATGGTACAGACCCCATCCAAACCCATCACATTGGACGAGTTCCTGAAATTACCAGAAACTGAACCCGCCAGTGAATACATAGAAGGTAAAATTATCCAAAAACCTATGCCGCAAGGAAAGCACAGTGCAATACAAAGTGAATGTGTATCTGTTATTAATAGTGTAGTTAAACCTCAACGTATCGCTCGTGCTTTTCTTGAACTGCGTTGTACATTTGGCGATCATTCAACTGTACCTGATATTTCCGTCTTTATTTGGAGTCGGATTCCCCGCGAAGAGAATGGGGAAATTGCTAATATTTTTCTTATTGCTCCCGATTGGACAATTGAAATTTTATCACCTGATCAAAGTCAGACGAAAGTAACTAAAAATATCCTTCATTGTTTGAAACATGGTACTCAAATGGGTTGGTTAATTGACCCCGATGAGCAAACTGTATTTGTTTACCGTCCTCAACAAGAAACTGAAGTATTTGATGAGCCAGATGCACTCGTACCTGTACCATCCTTTGCGAGTGAACTTCATCTGAGTATTAAAGATTTGTTTAGTTGGTTGCTTTAG
- the nifS gene encoding cysteine desulfurase NifS produces the protein MSVIYLDNNATTKVDPEVVEAIMPYLTDYYGNPSSMHTFGGQLGKAVRTAREQVAALLGADESEIVFTSCGTEGDNAAIRAALLAQPEKRHIITTQVEHPAVLNVCKQLETQGYTVTYLSVNGHGQLDLDELEASLTGNTALVTIMYANNETGTVFPIEEIGKRVKERGAIFHVDAVQAVGKIPLNMKTSTIDMLTISGHKIHAPKGIGALYVRRGVRFRPLLIGGHQERGRRAGTENVPGIVGLGKAAELELIHIETAIKKETRLRDRLEQTLLAKIPDCEVNGDVTQRLPNTTNIGFKYIEGEAILLSLNKYGICASSGSACTSGSLEPSHVLRAMGLPYTTLHGSIRFSLCRYTTEAQIDRVIEVMPEIVERLRALSPFKNDEAGWLQAQEQTLAHR, from the coding sequence ATGAGTGTTATTTATCTCGATAATAATGCTACCACTAAGGTAGATCCAGAGGTTGTAGAGGCAATCATGCCTTACCTGACCGATTATTACGGCAATCCTTCCAGTATGCACACCTTTGGTGGACAACTGGGAAAGGCAGTGAGAACAGCGAGAGAACAAGTTGCTGCCCTGTTGGGAGCCGATGAATCAGAAATTGTTTTTACGAGTTGCGGAACCGAGGGTGATAATGCTGCCATTCGTGCCGCATTGTTAGCCCAACCGGAAAAACGCCACATCATTACAACCCAGGTTGAACACCCCGCAGTCTTAAATGTCTGCAAACAATTAGAAACCCAAGGCTACACTGTTACCTATCTTTCGGTAAATGGTCACGGGCAATTGGATCTAGATGAACTAGAAGCCTCGCTGACAGGTAACACCGCCCTGGTGACAATTATGTATGCGAACAACGAAACCGGGACTGTATTCCCAATCGAAGAGATTGGGAAACGAGTTAAGGAACGTGGCGCAATTTTCCATGTGGATGCGGTGCAAGCAGTAGGTAAGATACCTCTGAATATGAAGACCAGCACCATCGATATGTTAACCATATCTGGTCACAAAATCCACGCACCCAAGGGTATTGGCGCTTTGTATGTGCGTCGCGGTGTGAGATTCCGTCCCTTGCTGATTGGTGGACACCAAGAACGTGGTCGCCGTGCAGGGACAGAGAATGTACCCGGAATTGTCGGCTTAGGTAAAGCCGCAGAGTTAGAATTAATTCATATCGAAACAGCGATTAAGAAAGAAACAAGGCTGCGCGATCGCCTAGAACAAACCTTACTCGCTAAAATCCCTGACTGCGAAGTTAACGGTGACGTTACGCAGAGATTGCCCAACACCACCAACATCGGCTTCAAATACATTGAAGGCGAAGCGATTCTGCTCTCCTTAAACAAATATGGCATCTGTGCGTCGTCTGGTTCGGCTTGTACCTCTGGGTCGCTGGAACCATCCCACGTCCTCCGGGCAATGGGTTTACCATACACCACCCTCCACGGTTCGATTCGCTTCAGTCTTTGTCGCTACACTACAGAAGCTCAAATCGATCGCGTCATCGAAGTCATGCCCGAAATTGTCGAACGCCTCCGCGCCCTTTCCCCCTTCAAAAATGATGAAGCGGGTTGGTTGCAAGCCCAAGAACAAACATTGGCGCATCGTTAA